ttcatCGTTGTTTCTGTTTTTACTTCTAGTATATTGAACATATTTTTACACTATAGCTTTGCAATAGGTGTGGTACCACAATATATGTGTGGGACAAGAATATATGCGTGACTACTTTAATATGGTTTGTGGCTTCATTAGCCTTGTTTATTTCTCTGTTGCACAAATTGTTGGAGAAGTTTCTATTGATCATTGTGTGGTTTTCACAAAAGTTCTTGTGTTTTAGCTGTCGTACTGCAGATTTTTGGTTTTTAGTTGGCCAGCATGCATGCTCAGTTGGACAGTCAATGTGTTCAGTTGGCTAGAATAAATATTTTTAGTTGGCCAGGATGCATATTCAGTTGGACAGCATGCATGTTCAGTTGGACAGCATGCATGTTCAGTTGGccaggatacatgtttttattgcaCATATACTTCAGGTTTTCTATAGTATTCACTCAGGATACTACATGTTCAGTTTTGCCTAGCAAGCATGCTGAATTACCAGAATACAGGTTCAATTGGCTGGGATGCATGTTCAGTTGCACACTTATGCTTTCTCCGTTGGCTACAATGCATGTTTAGGTTTTTTTGCCTACAATGCATGTTCAGTTGGCTATAATCATGTTTCAGTTGGCCAGAGAACTTGCTTTTAGTTGGTTTGTTTAACACATCTAGGTGAGGGAAACTTGGTTGGCATGCATGTTAGAAAAATGTTCAGTAAAATTGGTCTCAAACCATGTTTAGTGTGCAACTAGGAAGCTGTGCAACTAAACCTAATGACTTGTGTTTAGTTGCACAAACCAGGAAATAGTGGGCTTCTATCCATGGTTAGTTGCACATTAATTCGTGGTTTTTTTCAGTTGCAGATATGACACTCATGGAggggggagggtggggttttttgccAGATCCACCTCTTTTTGAAGCAGCTTATCTATGGATTTCTGCTAGATCCATGGAGAAGGTGGTTGACATATGTAGTAGAAGAAGGGGGAAGAGAAGATGGCAGAGGGAGGGAAATTACCTGCCTTGATGTTGCTGCCTGGTATGGCTCACCACCCTGCCCTTAGATCTTTTTTGAAGCAACTTCTTCTTCTACTTTGGGGCTACCATGGCGGCTgtgtaggaggaggaagaagggccttGAATCCCCTTCTTTcctggagaagaagaaggcaccatGGTGGTGTGAGGGCGAGCGGGCGTGGGAGGGGTTGGGTAGGTACAGCTGGCCACGTGGGAGCGTGAGGAGACTTTTCTCTCCTTCTGTTTGGGCCTATCGGGACTGGCCGCTTGATCGTGTGGGATCGTGCTCGCTTTCCTTTTCTGGAGCACGGGACCGCGGGGGGACAGGGGGTTACCTTTTCAGGCCGGCCGCTCGAACGCACTAGTGGGTAGCCGGCCGTCCACTAGACGCGTCCTTAAATTTTTGAAAGTATTACTATAATTCCAAAGTTAAATGCAGACTCGTGTAAACAGTAAATTACTGCCATTAAAGTTGGACTATATGTTTTAGATTGCGGTGCGAACCGACCTGTGGTTGCATGGTtaaagggactgtggtatcccgacCCACCAGAGTTTAAATCTTGATGGTTGCATTTATTCGTGGATTTATTATAGGATTTCCAGCGATGTGCATtaagtgggaggagacattcccatCGACGACGAGAtgtctacggtgacttcgtaaatttcaagatgatatcccggctcagtctttcgaagatGCTTATAATGACAGGATGTGCGTGTGTGCCTTCAAAAGGATAAGTGTATGCGCATGTATTTAAGCATttgcgtttgtactgtgttaaaaaaagatTGCTGTTACGTGATGGATGCGCTCGATCTTGATGATGGCTACCAAGGCCTGATGTCATCACGATAGCAAAGTGCAAAGACTTGATACGGGGTTTTGCAAGAGTTCAGTTCACACATTACTCCATAGAAGCAAATGCTGTAGCAGATGGCTTAGTTAAGGATTGCTATAATTCTAGATATCTAACTTTTGGGACATTTTTATTTCTAATTTTATTTCTCATCTTCATGTAAATGATCTATCTATTATATGAGAAATAAAGTAGCAAAACAATAAAAATCCAAAAAACACTTGGCAATGTGACTTCCGTCCTAGCCTAATCTATATGAAAGAAAAATACAAACATGAGCGCTGCAAATAACTTTTCTGAGCCCCAAATCTTTATGATACGACCGTCATGAATGTCTTTTCTTGGCAAATTTTTCCAAGCAATTAGAGAATATGCTGATGTTCATTAAAAAACTCATTTATTTAAATTTTCTTTGGATTTTGTTGTTCAGGCCTGTTTGAATTTTGACTATTTTTGTCACATATTGCCACAGTACTTTGCCATATTTACCTTACTTGAGGTGCTCAAATTCTTGGCCATACTTGGGCTTGCCTTAAAGAATTTTGCTACACTTTTTGTATCTATAATATGTGAGACATATTGCTAATATTTTTTTTTCTGCCTTAGTTGTGGCAAGAATCAAACACACATCTAACTTGGCCAAACTTATCTAAATTGATATATAACAAAGTGTGGCAAATTGTAGCTTGGAACCCAACAACCCTGAAGTTTGAGCTTGGAGCATAAAAATCCATGTCTTTAAAATTTGTACTTTTCTATCCCTTTTTGCTTTTAATCGTGTTTAGCTTGTCAGACTTTATCATCAATTTTACTTTCAAAATAATTGTTATCGACCGACCGACTAATAGGTGTGCTCCGCTCGACTACCACAAGCGTCTGCCACGTGCCATTATGGTGGTGAAAGATAAAGAAATTCATTGGAAAGATAAAGAAATCCATTGATATTTTCTAAGACTCTTATCAAGTTGCCTTTGTCCTTATAATTTTCATTTGTTCCCCTCTGCTCAGACAAGTACCTTTGGCTCTCGGGTGTAGGTGCACCCTATATGGAAAAAATAataattttgaaaaattcaaaaaattatcaAAATTCTTGGGAAACAAACTTAACCTTCAGTTGTATTTGTCTATATAATAAAAATTGCCAAGGAATGACTTTCATGCTATTTTGGGTGGAAAAAGTCAACACTATATACCTAATTTGGAGATTCTCACATGTTTCATTCAGGCAAAGCAGAATAACATTTCTGAATCCTCAATTTTAACTGTAATTTCCCTTTTTTATCTTCCCAAAACCAAAAGGCAGACATTTGTTAAGAAGAAAATGCAAGACATCCAGGATTTTTCTCCCTGGTGAGAGAAGCACTTCAGAACTAGTTCATTTTCCACCTAATTTTGCTATTCGACATGTTCTGCTCTTATCCAGTTTTCCGTTAAGTTACAAACACAGCTTTCTGAATTTCTCAGAACACCGAGTAGAAACGAACATCTTGGATTTTTCAATAGAAAATGTGGCCAATTGAATCGCATGTTTTAGTCAGGCGAAGCCAGAGATCATCCCCATTTCCATTAACGAAACATCAATTCTTCAGCAGTGCGCAGGAATCGatacgacacacacacacacacactctagcAGATGAGATCAAAAGACACACGCTCCGTTACTCATAACAGGAAACTCATACCTAGCTTTTGGGACGTTTTTATCCCTGATTTTATTTCTCACCTTCATGTAAATGATCTGTCTATTATATGAGAAATAAAGTAGCAAAAcaataaaatccaaaaaaacaCTTACTAAGCAAAATAAAAGAAAATCAATTATTTTTTGGCAATGTGGCCTCCGTCCTAGCCTAGTCTATATGAAAGAAAAATACAAACATGAGTGCTGCAAATAACTTTTCTGAGCCCAAAATCTTTATGATACAGACCATCATGAATGTCTTTTCTTGGCAAATTTTTCCAAGCAGTTAGAGCATATGCCGATGTTCATTAAAAAACTATCATTTGTTTAACTTTTATTTGGATTTTGTTGTTCATGCCTGTTTGGATTTTGAATATCTTTGCCACATATTGCCATAGTATTTTGCCATATTTGCCTTACTCGAGGTGCTCAAATTCTTAGCCACATTTTGACTTGCCTTAGGAAAtttttctatattttttgtatctatgacatgtgggacttactgctaataaaaaaaattgTCTTAGTTGTGGCAAAGAACTATACACAtatctaacttggtcaaacttatctAAGTTGATATGTGACAAAGTGTGGCAAATTGTAGTTTGGAACCAAACAACCCCGAAGTTTGAGCTAGGGAGCATAAAACTCCATATCTTTAAAATTTGTAATTTTCTATCCCTTTACTTTTAATCGTGTTTGGCGTTTCGGGTTTTATCATCAATTTTACTTCCAAAAAATTGTTATCGATCGACTAGCAGGTGCGCTCCACTCAACTACCACAAGCGTCTGCCACGTGTCCTTATGGTTGTGAAAGATAAATAAATCCATTGATATTTTCTAAGTCTCTCACCAAGCTGTCGTTGTCCTTATAATTTTCATTTGTTCCCCTCTGCTCGGACAAGTATCTTTGGCTCTCAGGGCTACGTGCACACTATATGGGAAAAATAataattttgaaaaattcaaaaaaatatccaAATTCCTGGGAAACAAACTTAACCTTCAGTTTGTATTTGTATATATAATAAAAATTGCCAAGGAATGACTTTAATGCTATTTTGGATGGAAAAAGTCAATACTATATAGTACAAGTTACTATTCATGCTTTTTGTCCTTAAAATTTTGTCTTTTTGCTCTGAAGTCGACCGGAGTTTTTTCTTAACAAAACTTTTTATATGAGTACAATTGAAGGTAAAGTTTGTTTtcaaaaaatttagaatttttcaCTTTTTTGGAGAAAAAAATTCCCATGTAGGTTGCATTTACACCCTGAGAGTCAAAGAGTATTTCTCTAGGTTGAAGATACTATTTTTAGAATTAAAGAGTTTATGCGCGCGTAAGAGCTAGCTTTTGCTAGAGTAGTCCAAGATGATGGTGATTGATGGCTTTTTTCATCTCTCCCCATAAAGGCAAAGCCTTTTTTAATTAGAGCTTAGGCTCAAACTATGTCACCTTTATTTTCCCTGCTACTAAAAACACAGAAATGATAAAATCCGACCGTTTGGGGTTTGACTGGCAAATCAAACGTTTTCTATGGCAATTTCAGTGGACGTGAGAGTCACAAGTTTAGTTGACAAATACGATAAATTTCTAAAAAATCTAAGGACATGATAATTTTCTAAAAAAACTAAGGACTGATTTGTCATGCTTACCAATTAAGCTTGTCATGGTCAACAAATATAATTTGTCACAAAATCCGTCCGATTTGCCATGGCCAGATCCTGAACGTTCAGAACTTATCGGCGAAATGATCCTTGCGATCTGCTATTCTTTATtgccggcggttgctgttctgatgTGTTGTTCCTATGAGGTCTTAGCACAAAGACTTcccgactatctactacaacaagttttgctcgGCTCCGATAAGGGAGGGGCGGTGACGGCGGCGCGTctttggctcgcttcagtgcttgtagtcgttgctaggtgaTCTATGAATCTGgtgtatttttttattatttctgatattTGTTGTACtgacatgattgaagatgaatacgtCAGATGATTTCTCGCAAAAAAAGAAGAAGCGCTCCTATCATAGTTTTTAAAAAAATCCACATGTAAAGATTCTCAACCATGACGGTCCACGCGGATTAGGCCGAATAAGGCCCCAATGGGATTTAACCACTGAAAATCTTCAAATGTCTCTGTATGCTTGTGCTATGCATATTTGGGTGCCGTAAAAAAAATGNNNNNNNNNNNNNNNNNNNNNNNNNNNNNNNNNNNNNNNNNNNNNNNNNNNNNNNNNNNNNNNNNNNNNNNNNNNNNNNNNNNNNNNNNNNNNNNNNNNNNNNNNNNNNNNNNNNNNNNNNNNNNNNNNNNNNNNNNNNNNNNNNNNNNNNNNNNNNNNNNNNNNNNNNNNNNNNNNNNNNNNNNNNNNNNNNNNNNNNNNNNNNNNNNNNNNNNNNNNNNNNNNNNNNNNNNNNNNNNNNNNNNNNNNNNNNNNNNNNNNNNNNNNNNNNNNNNNNNNNNNNNNNNNNNNNNNNNNNNTGTATCCCCTAAAAAGATCTGCAAAAGGAAAATCTCTCTATGCGTATCCTTTACTAGAAAAAAAATCTCTCTGCTGCCacgaatgacatgtggggcccaaagCTACCGCACAACCAATTCTGAGTGTCGAACCTCTAGAACATTCTCCATCATGGGTCGAAGGACTGCCCACTGCTCCGCGCTCGTTCCACCACCTTTCAGAAGTTTCCATCACCTTCCAGACTCCCCGCCTCCGGCGACCTACATAAgctccctcctcctcgccatcGCATCCCCACCAAAGCATTCCACAAAATTCAGCAAGCAATCCAACGCAGTCCAACCCGAGGAGATCGACCGAGCTCGAGATCGACCGAGCGAGAATGGCGGGCATGGTGTTCGGCTTGGATGCCCCGATGATGGCCGCCCTGCAGCACCTGCTGGACATCCCGGACGGCGAggccggagccgccgccggcgAGAAGCAGGGCCCGACGCGCGCCTACGTCCGCGACGCGCGCGCCATGGCGGCCACCCCCGCCGACGTGAAGGAGCTGCCGGGCGCGTACGCGTTCGTGGTGGACATGCCGGGGCTCGGGTCCGGCGACATCAAGGTGCAGGTGGAGGACGAGCGGGTGCTGGTGATCAGCGGCGAGCGGCGGAGGGAGGAGAAGGAGGACGCCAAGTACCTGCGGATGGAGCGCCGCATGGGCAAGCTGATGCGCAAGTTCGTGCTGCCGGAGAACGCCGACATGGAGAAGATCTCCGCCGCGTGCCGCGACGGCGTGCTCACCGTGACCGTCGACAAGCTGCCGCCGCCCGAgcccaagaagcccaagaccaTCCAGGTCCAGGTCGCCTGAGATGCATCGTGTGCGCGTCGAATCGAATCAGAGTGTGAGTGGGTAGCGAGTTTCCTGTGATGAGTGATGGGAGTGTCTGTCCTTTGATTTCATCTACTAGTAGTATGGTTATCTGAGGGAGAGGGTGTGTACTGTCTGTTCGTGCGTACTGGTGGTTGTTTGATGTTTCGTTAATGGAAATGGGGATGATCCCCGGCCTCGCCTGAATAAAACATGCGAACCTTAATTTTGAAGCGCGTTTTTTAAGTTAGATTAGAGGCCCGTCTTCTAGAAATTTTGAAAGCTGCATTTGTACCTGGGGAAATTGGAGCCAGAATTGCCAAATTTAGGTGAAAAATTGAACAGATATACAAATCCTGGGTGTTTTGATGTCTGGCTTCTGGGAAGGACGAATCATATTAAGGTTTCCTCCTGCAATCTTGCCCATTATGCTAGGAAAACTCACCATCGACGCCAAATTCGATTACACATATGAGATCGACGTACCAGGAAATTTTTGATATAAGCTGATTTGGAGATAGGCTGCATCTTGAAGTGattttcaaatttatttatttTGACAAAGAGCAAAATAGAGCTGCCTGATTTGCGCAGGGCTTTATTTCGACAGAAAAAAACGCACAACTAAACGTGATTTCGTTTTTCTTTCCTTGGCCAGGAATGTGTACCCCGAGCTCTGTTACAAAGTATGGCAGGGCACAGCCATACCACAAGGCAGAAAAATCAGTTCAAAAATTTCACCACTGGGTACACAAAATAAGATGGTCCACTATCAAAATTTCGTGTTGTGTCTCCGACATGTCAGCCCAACCGAGCGCCATACATCTCCAATGAAAATGAAGACACGAACATGACGCAAGGTTTACATAGTATCTGCATCCGAATCGGAATCGCCGTCATCCTGTCTGGACAGTGGGCTGTTGAGATTACTCGCGTACAGATCCTTCCCCGTTATCTTGTCCCGCACATTGGTGGACATGTACGGCGACTCGCATCCCTTGACCTGCAATGGCAGCAGAAAGAAGGTTAAGCGGGATGCAACAAAATTTCAATTCGCGGAGCAAGAGTTAGTAGTTGCATCTTAAAACCTAATTGATGGTCCATATGTTACACACGCGATACAGCTTGATTCTCTCGTGGGCTCGTGGCATTAGGGGCATCGACCATgcttttttaattgtttttctacCATCAATATGTATGTGAAGTGCCTATTAAGCTCGACAAAGTATACATTACTTGTGACAAAAAGAATTTGATAACTTCAAAATTGATTATGGTAGAGAGGAGATAACTAACTCTAATGCTAATTCCTTTCTGATTTAGCAAAAAAAATAATTTGTTAAAACGCTCCACTATATTTTTGCTCACACACCAAAATGATCCTTAAAAGTGCCCATTAATCTTGATAAAGTATCGCCAGGCGAAGA
The Triticum dicoccoides isolate Atlit2015 ecotype Zavitan chromosome 3A, WEW_v2.0, whole genome shotgun sequence genome window above contains:
- the LOC119267261 gene encoding 17.5 kDa class II heat shock protein-like produces the protein MAGMVFGLDAPMMAALQHLLDIPDGEAGAAAGEKQGPTRAYVRDARAMAATPADVKELPGAYAFVVDMPGLGSGDIKVQVEDERVLVISGERRREEKEDAKYLRMERRMGKLMRKFVLPENADMEKISAACRDGVLTVTVDKLPPPEPKKPKTIQVQVA